The genomic stretch AGCACTATCTAGCCACAGCCCGGCTTCAGTTTTTCTGCACgaacaacactgccgagtatgaatcttgcattatgggtatgaatatggcaatcgaccaagatgtcgaagaacTTTTGATAATGGGAGAGTCAGACTTGATTATCCTACAagttcagggtgaatgggaaacctgggatgtcaagcttattcccaataggcaacatgtggaagaccTTACCAAGCGGTTCAAGTCAGTTGAGTTCAGATACATTCCTCattttcacaatgagttagccgatgcactgactactttggcctcgatgctgccatacaCAGGCAATGCCCACATTAACCCGTTGGAAATCCAAATTCGAGAAAGACATGGTTAATGCAATATGGTTGAGGCAGAACCGGATGTTcggccatggtaccatgatatcaagaggtttctgaaaactaaagaatatcctaatcaagccagtggagaccaaaggAGAACTATTAGACGACTTGCAAGCAGTTTCTTCTTGAGCGGcgaggtcttgtacaaaaggactccagatctcaacttgttaagatgtgttgacgccaaagaggccggaagaatcatgtatgaagtacacacaggagtgtgcggaccccacatgaatgggtatgttttggcaaagaagatccttcgagcaggctattattggatgactatggaaaaagattgcttcagttttgtccgaaaatgtcatcagtgtcaggtgcatggtTATCTGATCCATGCACAACCTACAGAACTGCATCCTATGTcatcaccttggccatttgttacATGGGGTATGGAAGTCATTGGGCCGATCGAGCCCAAAGCTTCAAATCGACATAGATTCATACTGgtcgccatcgactatttcacgaaGTGGGTTGAAGTAATCactctcaaatctgtcaccaagaaagttgtggtagacttcgtgcactccaatctcatctgtcgtttcggtattcctgcaactatcattacagataatgctgcaaacttgaatagtcacttggtgagggagatatgtgagcagtttaagatcacgcatcgaaattctactccttatcggcccaaagccaatgacattgtcgaagcagcaaacaaaaatatcaagaagattctgagaaagatgatccaaagttccaagcaatggcatgaaaagttgtcgtttgcattgttaggatatcgcactactgtgcacacatcagtcggagcaaccccgtatcttttggtttatggcactgaagctaTAATACccacagaaattgaaatcccctctctttggatcattgttgaagctgagatTGAAGACAACAATTGGGTCAAAACCTGTCTGGAACATTTaaccttgattgatgaaaaacgaatgGCTGCAGTCTGCCATGGGCAGTTGTATCAATagagaatggcccgtgcctacaacaagaaagtgcagcctagaaactttgaagtggggcaactcgttttaaggCGCATTCTCCCCCAACatcaggaagcgaaaggaaagtttgctcttaactggaaaggcccatacattatcagaaaattgttgccaaaaggggcattaTACCTAGGagacatcgaaggaaatgaccccgaaacagctgtaaatgcagatgcagtcaaaatgTACTATGTCTAGCCCttctacaacaacaacattattcgattgggatgacgaaggctttcattctcgctaccccaaacagtccaaccctttgctaaccctttgagctggCTACCCTTCTTTCATTGCCCTCTTTGGAACCCGAAGACGTTTTAAAAAAATCATcattaaaacaaaagaaaagaaaagaaaaacaacaaaacaacaaaaacaaaatatttcctgaactatgtttgacttgattctgaaaggatacgtaggcaatctctctctcgggttcagtcacaccaaaacaaaaatccaatttcccccaaaagtgaaactggggcagatattaTAATGGTTTGGCGACGATACCGCctgaacggttccaaagttgtagttcaaccCATGTtcttttacccaaaccttgttcaagtccttccgatcaaccATTGAAAGGTGGTCAAAATCGGAGAACACAGTtgtttggatccgatgcaatcaagttgagagaaataaaatgaaagagtcttattggtgaaaacctacgaGCACCATAAGACAACGAAAagtagagaaattgaaaatgagagagtcttgttagtgaaaactcgtaaagagcactataaagcgatggtgagaagagaaatgagagaggtcaattggcgaaaacccgctaagggcgccattgatcgaaaagaagaaatccCTTACCACCATTGGCATTGGAAGAATCCTAGCAAGGTTTCCCGGTTTTGAAACACGGTTCGTCATCGGTTTATGAGAAGATAGATGGTTGTATGGATTGGGTAtgcagtccaagaagcatgtcatgtctattaaGGTCTGCATGTACCCCATCTAAGTCCTTCTTTCTTCCCCAAAAGGGACATTTCTCTTTAAATTCACTTTCTTATCCTTCGTtcgcttttctttgaatccctttcggtctaactctgttccgaaaactaatacaaagaaaaagtGTCAAGATTGGTTTTATAGGGTTCTACTTAATAAAAGCCAAATCCAAAGAGAAGTACCCAGCCTCGGCGGGTGCATCAAGTCAATCCCGACTGGCCGTGATGGTCGATGTTCCTAAATCAAAATcatggaaaatgaaagaaatccaaaatCAGGTGCCCATAAAGGTTGAATAATATGAAAGGGCCAAGGCCCCACATGGGTGAACCATCATGTGAAATGCTAGCAGAAGTCAAGATACCCGGTTTTAGAAGAAAAATCAATCTCCAGAAAGCCAACAAGCAGTAAAAGATTTCAGCGAAAGGGTTGGGCCaggatcaagtgatcaaaacaatcaaggccacaaaacaaccaccgtttcaaactgacaaattgttctttgatttgaaaacaggtgcaatccaagaTAACCTCGCAAGGAGCAGGTGCAATAACAGCAAGGCACACAGAGACCAGAATGGTCCTGTAGCAGAAATTAACCCAAAAAGGGAAGTCCCTTGCAAAACTCTCCATGCTTTCTCTTGAATAAAGCATTAAAAACCATGGTAGCATAGAGCCTCCAATCTCTAGCTATATCTCCCCAATatagggtcccattccctagttgcGTCTAGCATAACCTGTTAGTCTTTTTCAGtatagggttccaatccctagtcagtccccgacataacccgaggaccttttttcttttccgacataacccgaggacctttttttttcggaataacccgatgacctcccctgcataacccgatgacctccccagcataacccgagaaccCTCTCTTTTCCGGCATAATCTAATGacttctcggcataacccgagggccctttcttttccggcataacccgatgacttttctggcataacctgaGGATctttctttttcggcataacccgatgacctccccggcataactcgaggacccttttttttggcataacccgatgaccttccccagcataacccatggacctattcggcataacccgaggacctttttcttttccggcataactcgatgacctccccggcataacctgaggacctttacctttccggcataacccgaggaccctctctttttcggcataacccgatgacctcctCGGCATTACCCGAGGGCCTTtattttccagcataacccgatgttttttccggcataacccgaggactttttctttttccggcataacccgaggaccttttctttttCCAGTATAACACGATGACCTCCCCAGGttaactcgaggacctttttcttttccggcataacccggtcaTCTTTCCAACACAAATTGGCAATCTTTCCAATTTAGGGCCCCAATTCCTAGTTGATTTCATTATTAAAATATATGGCTctactccctaatctcttttccaAAGTATACACAATCTTGATTTTAGTTACTTTCAATAAAAAAATAGCTTAGATTGTttttacaataactcacgaaatttttctagtgaaaactggggcagaaaatttcgttcatttgtttgctttggtgcaTGAACAAGTTATCTACTGTGAGGCGCAAGGTTTGAGATAACCAAAAGATAAAATCTCagcccaaataaaagaaaataaagaacaagaaaagaagtggatttcaaGTGTAGAAGCAGAGAAAAGATGCAGATTGTTTAAGGTAGGACTAACGTcgcaagctttgcatgtcccgcttCGATCCAGAAAGCTGAAGAAGAATAAAccagcggttgcagctaacgagcatcaagattcagatcaaagTCCGAAGGAAGAACCacccaagactcaagatcaagcttagaaggtttatagataggaatcctgTAACttgtagttgacaggcttagctaaTTTAGCTTTTTATCTTGCATttaggtgtaataaggagctcggCAAGCAGAAACAGTAgcaacaacaatgaaatcacagtttcttgatagtcccagctaccaaaacttccagaacaaCACTGACCttattcctttatagccaaggatatgtaggcaacctctgaagcaaggttcggtcaggctCTTTTGAAAATgtttctcatggagtttcaaatgggcaaaaattccTCGTAACTGCTCATTttgtctttgcccgaaaacccttcgtatttccgagcaaagaggggcagctgtgagcatgtgatttttttcCCATATGAAacactcctataaaatcccaagaaaaatagattttttattaattattggCCATTTTAGGAATTTCTGTAGAATTTTttgaattatttgcatttttctgtACATGTTcaatttatttaaatcatgaaaaataccaaaaaggtcatgcattgcatttaggatttgtttttacattttttagaattaatcagtatttatttgctttataaaaattcgaaaatcccaaaaaatagcccatttttacatttttttgtcttttaattttagttttctaATTAACTTAATTTCACATTTTAGGTAATTTAAGATTTTTAAttattaggatttttaattaaaaaaaagaaaaaaaaaggaaaaagaaagaaaagaaaagaatttgaaaatgaaaagagggTATTAATTATCGGAATTGGGTATTCAAACCAACCCAAATTTTGTCCCGAACCTGGCCAAATCCATCCTAAAACCCAAGGCCAACACCATTTAACCCGGTCCACCCCGTATAACTCCTAAACAACCCCGTTTTATTTCAACTTGATCTCAgtcgttggatctcatcaatctaACAGCCCAGAGCTGAAGGGTCTCTTACTATATAACTATCTGAACCAAGTCACACCTCCCCCCAAAACCAAGACCCATCTCATTTCTTGCTCCATTCACCCTCACTTGtataaccctagccgccctcctTTTCCACGCCGCCTCCACCGTGAACCACCATCGAAAATCGCCTCACGACCGTTCTGGTGGTCAAATCAGTCCCAAAATGATACCACAAACTCCTCTGCATCTCCCCATTCCAAATCTTCACTCCCCTTCCTTCGAATCAAACCTGTTTTGTTTGAATCCTAAATCAAAAAATctagccaaaacttgaacagttcCAAATCGTTTCAAATTCACACCCTATTATGCTTACCCCTATCTGAACCCCAAACCACCATTAGCCCCTTTCGAATTAGCCCCGAGTTACTCGAATTTCAAATCTCGTGACTCCGGAAGAACCctaattttctttcttctcttttttgagTTGTATTTAGTCGAATGGACTTAAAACATCCATTAATTGATTGTTCTTGTTAAGAATAGTCGATTAATGTTAGTCAAAGTCCATATTATACTTCAAGAGGTTAGGACATGTTCGTGTTTTGATTCAATTTTGATTTCAATCGGGtaaatccttttctttttctttttgattgttTAAATTTTGGTTTTGTCCTTCTATGCATGTttgatttttcctttatttttagcAGCATGTTTAGCTTTCTTCTGTTGTTTTCCCTCTTGTGATAGTTAGTTATTTTCTGACATCCGTTTTAATTAAACGCATGCTTATTTCGTTTAAGTTTAGGTTTGTTTAGGTTTTTGTTGAATTGGTTGTTCATAGCTGCATTATTTTAGGCTAATAGTTGTCCTTTTATGATTTCTTCTCCTGGCCACATGTTCATCTGATTGTATTTTTAGATCGATTGTTTACTTAGTAACTGTTCAAATTTCTATGCCAGAATTGTATTGATTCTATCTTGATTAAATGTTCTCTTTTTCCAGCTTTAAGTTTAGATTTTTGTGCTTGAATGATATGCTGGATTAGTTTAGATTTTATGTGTTCCTTACGATTGTTGTAGTTCATTAGGAAgaacaattttaaaaaatatagacTGATTAAATTCAATTGACAGTAGTTTTTTCTAAAGTTCCACTGTTCTATTCATATTTGCTGCATCTTTTGATTTGTTTCAAGTTATTGGCCATGATGTGAAAATCAGTAAAACTTTAGGGACTCATTTGGACTAGAAAATTTTAGGTAAAACTTGAAATAAGTGATAATCTAAAGGATAAAAAGGGGTTTTTACTTGTGCtaaaatcaaatatttttagGAAAGTGTACAACTGTCCTAGCTGTTTAAAAATATGCTGAAAATTGGACAGTTATACCAAGGGCTGTTAAAAAGGACTTACTATTATTCCTTAGGATAAGGAATATGCTAAAAGATGCTCCCCCTTAGGCAACCTATATATAGTCTCTATCCTTTTGAAAAAGACAGATTCTGATAGATATTTTAATAAGCAATATTTCTGAAAAAGATTTATCTTCTTCTCAGAAATGTTCATACTAAAAACAGCCTGAAAACTCAAAAATATTTCTCAGTCCTCACAAGTTTTGAAACCTGGTTTGAAGATAGAAGGTCCTTGGTCCATTAGCTGGTCTCTCTGTTTTCAGCTGTTCATTTTTGGGGTCTGAAGTTCTGCTTTTCTGGGGTTTGCTGTGCTGTATCTACTACTGTTGTTCTGCTGTTCTCTTTTGGATCCTCATATATTtgctcttctatttttctttgctgAATCCTCACTATTCCAGGTACTACTTAGATCTCTATGTAGTTTCCTTGTACATGAGTttatgaaaaaatatcaaaattttgcaAATGGACGTGCAATGAATAAGTGTTCTTTGGATACTGTTTGGATTAGTCTTTGACTTTGGATAGTATAATGGCAAGTATGTTAACATGAGCAATGTGTGCGTATTAAATGTCAAGCTTGTTTGGTATTTTGAATAGTATGaaaaaatgatattaaaactGAATATCAATAGCCTTGATTCATAGTAAAACACTCAGTCGAGAATGTTGTTCATGCTTCTTTAAGTaacatttttcttttccttcatcTGATTTCCTCCCTTAAagacctttctttttcttttttttatttggtcATGAGCTATAACATGTTGGTTCAGCCACCAGTTGGTTGGATCAATTAGCTTAGAAGCTTTAAGGTGGAATTTACATGTTAGCAAAAGAAGATGAGGCTGCTATGGACAAAGTCATGTTCAAAAAGGGGCAAGGATCTTCTACTAACATACAAGTTTGTAATAGTTAATTCCAAGATTTGGTTAGTGGATTAGAATTAGATTAGTTTATAATTTAGCATACTTGTTTCAAGAAAATAGTGGCATGAATTAACAACAATGCAAAGCTCGTTATTTTGTCGCTCAATACTAAGAGTTGTATAATAATATGACTGTCTAAGTGTCTGAATCTAAACTTACGTTTCACAGGCTGGGCTGCAATAAATGCGCCTAAGTGTGTGTTCTTGGTAAGTTTAAGGTATATTCTGTGAACAACCTTCATTGAATTAAGATGTTTCTTGCTGTAATTTTAGAGATTTGAGTGTTTGGTTTGGACTTGGTTAAGGTTTAATCCAAAGCAGCCTGTTGAAAGTCGCGTTTGGGCTGCCCTTTTGTTTGAGTTCACTCTTTGCCTTTAGGGCCCAATTTCAGGCCCAAATGGCTTTTGAGTTCATGTCCCATTTCCTCAAGCTTGATAAATGTTCTTTTGTTTAGAGTTGGGCTGGATTTGGCCCTATTAAGCCGTGCCTTTGATTTCTTACTGTATGCTCTCATAAACAAGTAGTTATACATTTTGAGTCTAGCCATGAATAGTTTATGCTTGCAAACAGTTGTATCGTGACTAGCCTTCAATTTTGTGATTGTAAATTCGAATCTCTTAATCCGGAAAAGAAACTTTGTTGTAATTCATGATTTATGTATACCATGGCTAAAAAAATGCAAAGAGGTGGATAGGCCCAGCCGGTGCCAATGCACTGGGTCCGCCTAGAATTTAATTCCAACATGGGCTGTTTGTCTCAGAATCCGTGATTGCATCTTAGGCTTTTGATTTCTGGACCCTTCGTGAGCCCAATTTTCAGCTCTTAAAGCTAATTCGTAGCTGGATGTTTCTGGCCCATTCCCCTTGccccaaaaaataattttaaaacctTTTTCGTGATTAGTTAGCCTTTGTTAATTTAAGTCCTAAATAGGAATATCCTAGgtgctttttttaaaaaaaaagtttcttctaaaaagaaaatcatttgaggtgtgccatgtttTAAAACCCATAGCATATGGCCCTCATTAACTTAATTAAAATTTTtgaatttgaggtgtgccacgaTAAATAAAATCCCCTAAGTCCATGGCCCTCGTATAATTAGTAATAACTCTTTaagatcgaggtgtgccattattaaattttccatggccctcgcgaacctc from Nicotiana sylvestris chromosome 12, ASM39365v2, whole genome shotgun sequence encodes the following:
- the LOC138882748 gene encoding uncharacterized protein, translated to MKAQALADYLAENPIDDEYQPLSTYFPDEEVNSVEITSEDTNAWKMFFNGAINTKGIRIGAILISPTGQHYLATARLQFFCTNNTAEYESCIMGMNMAIDQDVEELLIMGESDLIILQVQGEWETWDVKLIPNRQHVEDLTKRFKSVEFRYIPHFHNELADALTTLASMLPYTGNAHINPLEIQIRERHG